From the Lathyrus oleraceus cultivar Zhongwan6 chromosome 4, CAAS_Psat_ZW6_1.0, whole genome shotgun sequence genome, one window contains:
- the LOC127076615 gene encoding NADP-dependent alkenal double bond reductase P2: MAEVKNKRVILKDYVTGFPKESDMNIVDSTITLKLPQGSDNVVLVKNLYLSCDPYMRTLMSNPQGSINPRAYTPQSAIAGYGVSKVLESGHKDYKEGDLVWGITNWEEYSLIPAAQIHFKIENKDVPLSYYTGILGMPGMTAYTGFFEVGSPKKGENVFVSAASGAVGQLVGQFAKLHGCYVVGSAGTKEKVDLLKNKFGYDEAINYKEEQDLNAVLKRHFPEGIDIYFENVGGKTLDAVLLNMRLNGRIPVCGMISQYNLTEPEGVTNLAHIIYKRVLLQGFIVADFYHLYPKFLEFVLPHIREGKVVYVEDIAEGLEKGPEALVGIFKGHNVGKQVLVVSRE; the protein is encoded by the exons ATGGCGGAAGTTAAGAACAAGCGAGTGATTCTTAAGGATTATGTTACTGGTTTTCCTAAAGAATCAGACATGAACATTGTTGACAGTACAATAACCCTCAAGCTTCCACAAGGTTCCGACAATGTTGTTCTGGTAAAGAATCTCTACTTGTCTTGTGATCCATACATGCGTACTCTTATGAGCAACCCACAAGGCTCTATCAATCCTCGTGCATATACTCCTCAATCT GCAATAGCTGGTTATGGTGTGTCGAAAGTTCTGGAATCTGGGCACAAAGATTATAAGGAAGGTGATTTGGTGTGGGGAATAACTAATTGGGAAGAGTACAGCTTGATCCCTGCAGCTCAGATACATTTCAAAATTGAGAACAAGGATGTTCCTCTTTCCTACTATACTGGAATTCTTG GGATGCCAGGGATGACTGCTTATACTGGTTTCTTTGAAGTAGGCTCTCCCAAGAAAGGAGAGAATGTTTTTGTTTCAGCTGCCTCTGGTGCAGTCGGTCAACTTGTCGGCCAATTTGCTAAATTGCATGGTTGCTATGTCGTTGGAAGTGCTGGAACTAAAGAAAAG GTGGATCTGTTGAAGAATAAATTTGGATACGATGAAGCCATTAACTACAAAGAAGAGCAAGACCTCAATGCAGTATTGAAAAG GCACTTTCCTGAAGGCATTGACATTTACTTTGAGAATGTTGGGGGCAAGACACTTGATGCTGTACTCTTGAATATGCGACTCAATGGTCGCATACCTGTGTGCGGAATGATCTCACAGTATAATCTTACAGAACCTGAAGGCGTCACAAATTTGGCACATATCATATATAAGCGGGTTCTTTTGCAAGGTTTTATTGTAGCTGATTTCTATCATCTATATCCTAAATTCTTGGAGTTTGTCCTGCCTCATATCAGAGAAGGGAAGGTTGTGTATGTGGAAGACATAGCTGAGGGTCTTGAGAAAGGTCCTGAAGCCTTGGTTGGCATCTTTAAGGGTCACAATGTTGGCAAACAAGTGCTTGTCGTTTCTCGTGAATGA
- the LOC127076616 gene encoding 2-alkenal reductase (NADP(+)-dependent), whose product MAQVKNKQVILKDYVTGFPKESDMNIVDSTITLKIPEGSNDLVLVKNLYLSCDPYMRGLMNKPQGTASPLAYSPQSAIAGCGVLKVLESGHKGYKEGDLVWGFTKWEEYSLIPAAQILFKIEHTDVPLSYYTGILGMPGMTAYAGFFEVGSPKKGENVFVSAASGAVGQLVGQFAKLHGCYVVGSAGTKEKVDLLKNKFGYDEAFNYKEEPDLNAALKRYFPEGIDIYYENVGGKTLDAVLLNMKLNGRIPVCGMISQYNLTQHEGVTNLAHLVYKRIRMQGFVVGDFYHLYAKFLEYVLPYIREGKVVYVEDIAEGLEKGPAALVGLFSGQNVGKQVLVVARE is encoded by the exons ATGGCGCAAGTTAAGAACAAGCAAGTGATTCTGAAAGATTATGTTACTGGTTTCCCTAAAGAATCAGACATGAACATAGTTGACAGTACCATAACTCTAAAGATTCCAGAAGGTTCCAACGATCTTGTTCTGGTAAAAAACCTCTACTTGTCTTGTGATCCTTACATGCGGGGTCTCATGAACAAACCACAAGGAACCGCCAGTCCTCTTGCCTACTCCCCTCAATCT GCGATAGCTGGTTGTGGCGTGTTGAAAGTTCTGGAATCTGGACACAAAGGTTATAAGGAAGGTGATTTGGTGTGGGGGTTTACGAAATGGGAAGAGTACAGCTTGATCCCTGCAGCTCAAATACTTTTCAAAATTGAGCATACTGATGTTCCACTTTCTTACTATACCGGAATTCTCG GTATGCCGGGAATGACTGCTTATGCAGGTTTCTTTGAAGTAGGAAGTCCTAAGAAAGGAGAGAATGTTTTCGTTTCGGCTGCATCTGGTGCTGTTGGACAACTTGTTGGACAATTCGCTAAATTGCACGGTTGCTATGTGGTTGGAAGTGCTGGAACTAAAGAAAAGGTGGATCTGTTGAAGAATAAATTTGGATATGATGAAGCCTTTAACTACAAAGAAGAACCAGACCTCAATGCAGCATTAAAAAG GTATTTTCCGGAAGGCATTGACATTTACTATGAGAATGTTGGAGGAAAGACACTTGATGCTGTACTCTTGAATATGAAACTCAATGGTCGCATACCTGTGTGTGGAATGATCTCACAGTATAATCTTACGCAACATGAAGGCGTAACGAATTTGGCACATCTTGTGTATAAACGGATTCGTATGCAAGGTTTTGTTGTAGGTGATTTCTATCATCTGTATGCCAAATTCTTGGAGTATGTTCTGCCTTATATCAGAGAAGGGAAGGTTGTGTATGTGGAAGACATAGCTGAGGGACTTGAGAAAGGCCCTGCAGCATTGGTGGGATTATTTAGTGGTCAGAATGTTGGGAAACAAGTGCTTGTTGTTGCTCGTGAATGA
- the LOC127076614 gene encoding NADP-dependent alkenal double bond reductase P2 — translation MSEVKNKQVILKDYVSGFPKESDLNIISSTITLKIPEGSNDVVLLKNLYLSCDPYMRNLMNNPKDSLSSRAFTPQSPLAGYGVSKVLESGHKDYKEGDLVYGVTNWEEYSLIPAAQIIFKIEHTDVPLSYYTGILGTPGLTAYAGFFEVGTPKKGENVFVSAASGAVGQLVGQFAKLHGCYVVGSAGTKEKVDLLKNKFGYDEAFNYKEEPDLNAALKRYFPEGIDIYFENVGGKTLDAVLLNMRIHGRIPVCGMISQYNLTQHEGITNLAHIIYKRIRIQGFIVADFHHLYPKFLEFILPHVREGKAVYVEDIAEGLEKGPAALVGIFSGQNVGKQVLVVARE, via the exons ATGTCGGAAGTTAAGAACAAGCAAGTCATTCTGAAGGATTATGTTTCTGGCTTTCCTAAAGAATCAGACCTGAACATCATCAGCAGTACCATAACTCTAAAGATTCCAGAAGGTTCCAACGATGTTGTTCTGCTAAAAAATCTCTACTTGTCGTGTGATCCTTACATGCGGAATCTCATGAACAACCCAAAAGACTCTCTCTCTTCTCGTGCCTTTACTCCTCAGTCT CCGTTAGCTGGTTATGGTGTGTCTAAAGTTCTGGAATCTGGACACAAAGATTATAAGGAAGGTGATTTGGTCTATGGTGTTACTAATTGGGAAGAGTACAGCTTGATCCCTGCAGCTCAAATAATTTTCAAGATTGAGCATACAGATGTTCCTCTTTCCTACTATACTGGAATTCTTG GTACGCCAGGGCTTACTGCGTATGCAGGTTTCTTTGAAGTGGGAACTCCCAAGAAAGGAGAGAATGTTTTTGTTTCAGCTGCCTCTGGTGCTGTTGGTCAACTTGTTGGCCAATTTGCTAAATTGCACGGTTGCTATGTCGTTGGAAGTGCCGGAACTAAAGAAAAGGTGGATCTGTTGAAGAATAAATTTGGATACGATGAAGCCTTTAACTACAAAGAAGAACCAGACCTCAATGCAGCTTTGAAAAG ATACTTTCCCGAAGGCATTGACATTTACTTTGAGAATGTTGGAGGAAAGACACTCGATGCTGTGCTCTTGAATATGAGAATCCATGGTCGCATACCTGTGTGCGGAATGATCTCACAGTACAATCTTACGCAACATGAAGGCATAACCAATTTGGCACATATCATATATAAGCGGATTCGTATCCAGGGTTTTATTGTAGCTGATTTCCATCACCTGTATCCCAAATTCTTGGAGTTTATCCTGCCTCATGTAAGAGAAGGGAAGGCTGTGTATGTTGAAGACATAGCTGAAGGACTTGAGAAAGGACCTGCAGCATTGGTGGGAATATTTAGTGGTCAGAATGTTGGTAAACAAGTGCTTGTTGTTGCTCGTGAGTGA